A single window of Flagellimonas maritima DNA harbors:
- a CDS encoding sugar transferase — MYKNVFKRLLDIVASLCGLILLSPIFITVVLILFIANNGKPFFFQKRPGKNGQIFNIVKFKTMNDKTDEKGELLPFEHRVTKIGLFIRKYSLDEIPQLLNVIGGQMSIVGPRPLLVQYLPLYSDFQQRRHEVRPGITGWAQVNGRNALSWNEKFKFDVWYVENLSFALDVKILFLTVKKVFLREGVNSSDTVNMEAFTGNG; from the coding sequence ATGTATAAAAATGTGTTTAAACGTCTATTGGATATAGTGGCATCCCTTTGTGGCTTAATCCTCCTATCGCCCATTTTCATAACGGTTGTTTTGATTTTGTTTATCGCAAACAACGGAAAACCCTTTTTCTTTCAGAAGAGACCAGGAAAAAATGGTCAGATTTTCAACATTGTCAAGTTCAAGACCATGAACGATAAAACGGACGAAAAAGGAGAATTACTTCCTTTTGAACATAGGGTTACCAAAATTGGACTTTTTATAAGAAAATACTCTTTAGACGAGATTCCGCAATTATTGAACGTTATTGGAGGGCAAATGAGCATCGTGGGACCACGGCCCCTTTTGGTACAATACCTTCCTTTATATTCAGATTTTCAACAAAGACGACACGAAGTAAGACCGGGAATCACGGGATGGGCTCAAGTCAATGGTCGAAATGCTCTTTCTTGGAATGAAAAATTCAAATTTGATGTCTGGTATGTTGAGAATCTTTCATTTGCATTGGATGTTAAAATCCTGTTTTTAACCGTAAAAAAGGTTTTCTTAAGAGAAGGTGTAAATAGTAGTGATACTGTAAATATGGAAGCTTTTACGGGTAATGGTTAA